From a single Herbiconiux sp. SALV-R1 genomic region:
- a CDS encoding beta-galactosidase, translated as MYYGGDYYPEQWDEATWVDDVRLMREAGVNLVSLGVFAWARIQPEEGAFDFAWLDRVMELLHDGGIGVDLATATASPPPWAHEKYPEMLPRDVDGHVVGPGSRQHYAPTSPVYRRLAAELVTALAGRYADHPAVQLWHVNNEYGCHLHQDFSDSARDAFQQWLRDRYSLIDAVNEAWGTDFWSQRYGSFTQILPPRRAPYSHNPGQLLDFRRFTSDALLECYRAERDIIRAAGATQPITTNFMGAFKPADYWAWAQEVDVISDDCYPDPADPESFRESAMARDLMRSLKPGVPWLLMEQSTGALNWRPSNAPKAPGQMTATSMQAVARGASGILFFQWRQSRAGAEKFHSAMLPHAGTSTRIWREVVQLGASLAALPALPDPDTVADDEHPRVAIVFDWHSWWAIENPDHPVTFDYLPLVRQWYAALHRAHVTVDFVRAESDLSGYAGVFAPALYLLSDDGAASLERYVEGGGHLLVTTFSDVVDESDRFRPGGFLTRLGPLLGVRLEEFGALLQTDAPPAAPGQRTARVTLASGEAFDGTLFAEQLELDGATALGTFTSGRTAGLPAVTSRASGKGRAYFVATMPDAAGTDALCRIVFEAAGVQPLVAGLPLTVEVSRRGDVLFLVNHGAETVTVEVSAETVVLEPYGSAVLTAR; from the coding sequence ATGTACTACGGCGGAGACTACTACCCCGAGCAATGGGACGAAGCGACCTGGGTCGACGACGTGCGGCTGATGCGGGAGGCGGGGGTCAACCTCGTCTCGCTGGGCGTCTTCGCCTGGGCGCGCATCCAACCCGAGGAGGGGGCCTTCGACTTCGCGTGGCTCGATCGGGTGATGGAGCTCCTCCACGACGGCGGCATCGGGGTCGACCTGGCGACGGCGACCGCCTCGCCGCCCCCGTGGGCTCACGAGAAGTACCCCGAGATGCTGCCGCGCGACGTGGACGGTCACGTCGTCGGCCCGGGCAGCCGGCAGCACTACGCCCCTACCTCGCCGGTGTACCGGCGGCTCGCCGCCGAGCTCGTGACGGCCCTGGCCGGTCGCTACGCCGACCACCCCGCCGTGCAGCTCTGGCACGTGAACAATGAGTACGGCTGCCACCTGCATCAGGACTTCTCCGACTCGGCACGGGATGCGTTCCAGCAGTGGCTGCGAGACCGGTACTCCTTGATCGACGCGGTGAACGAGGCGTGGGGCACCGACTTCTGGTCGCAGCGCTACGGCTCGTTCACCCAGATCCTCCCCCCGCGGCGGGCTCCTTACAGCCACAACCCGGGTCAGCTGCTCGACTTCCGGCGCTTCACCTCCGATGCCCTGCTCGAGTGCTACCGCGCCGAACGCGACATCATCCGGGCGGCGGGGGCGACCCAGCCGATCACGACCAACTTCATGGGCGCGTTCAAGCCCGCCGACTACTGGGCCTGGGCGCAAGAGGTCGATGTGATCAGCGACGACTGCTACCCCGACCCCGCCGACCCCGAGTCGTTCCGGGAGTCGGCCATGGCCAGAGACCTGATGCGCTCGCTCAAGCCCGGTGTGCCCTGGCTCCTCATGGAGCAGTCGACCGGCGCCCTCAACTGGCGGCCGAGCAACGCCCCCAAGGCTCCCGGGCAGATGACCGCCACCTCGATGCAGGCCGTCGCGCGGGGAGCCTCGGGCATCCTGTTCTTCCAGTGGCGGCAGTCGCGGGCCGGCGCCGAGAAGTTCCACAGCGCGATGCTGCCGCACGCCGGCACCTCGACCCGCATCTGGCGCGAGGTGGTGCAGCTCGGCGCGTCTCTCGCCGCACTGCCTGCGCTGCCCGACCCCGACACGGTGGCCGACGACGAGCATCCGCGGGTGGCGATCGTGTTCGACTGGCACAGCTGGTGGGCGATCGAGAACCCCGACCATCCCGTCACCTTCGACTACCTGCCGCTCGTGCGGCAGTGGTACGCGGCGCTGCACCGTGCGCACGTCACCGTCGACTTCGTGCGGGCCGAAAGCGACCTCTCGGGCTACGCCGGCGTGTTCGCACCCGCGCTCTATCTGCTGAGCGACGACGGGGCGGCCTCCCTCGAACGCTACGTCGAGGGCGGCGGCCATCTCCTTGTCACCACGTTCAGCGACGTCGTCGACGAGAGCGACCGCTTCCGCCCGGGGGGCTTCCTCACCCGGCTCGGCCCCCTGCTCGGCGTGCGTCTCGAGGAGTTTGGGGCGCTGCTGCAGACGGATGCTCCTCCCGCGGCACCCGGACAGCGCACGGCCCGCGTCACCCTCGCCAGCGGTGAGGCCTTCGACGGAACGCTCTTCGCAGAGCAGCTCGAGCTCGACGGCGCCACCGCGCTGGGCACCTTCACCAGCGGGCGCACCGCCGGACTGCCCGCCGTGACCTCGCGCGCGTCGGGGAAGGGGCGTGCCTACTTCGTCGCGACCATGCCCGACGCTGCCGGCACCGACGCCCTGTGCCGCATCGTCTTCGAAGCGGCAGGGGTGCAGCCTCTCGTCGCCGGGCTCCCGTTGACCGTCGAGGTGAGCCGACGCGGCGACGTCCTGTTCCTCGTCAACCACGGTGCCGAGACCGTGACGGTGGAGGTCTCTGCGGAGACGGTCGTGCTCGAGCCCTACGGCAGTGCGGTGCTCACGGCGAGGTGA
- a CDS encoding family 78 glycoside hydrolase catalytic domain — protein sequence MTVESPARASAPRALRADGLHDPIGGMRPAPVLSWRFDGAEAPERFRVVGSRSPEAADEVAADLFDVTCEAGGVTSIPWPADPLRSRDRVWWRVGAEFGGQANWSNPASVEAPLWSEAEWEAEAVTDPEWVLPGEQAPAAFPELRRSFRVEGDVAAARLYLSAAGVVVPRLNGGRAIDAELEPGYANLDAAAPASAWDVTTLLRPGGNELAFALGGGLAYLPRGERYTKFSRVGQPVWVRARLDVRYADGRIETVATGADWESRLGPIRESHWYGGETHDASQTTEWRAAAVVPHTPAPRWRATPPIRVTEVLQPRSVEHLAGGKRLIDFGTNSAGRPRLSLTSASPGARIDLVPAELVNGSSVDQRTTGAPIWDTLVTDAGQTEWSPETVYHGGRFVEVSGLTPHEPDSSVSFEVMRVDNERVGGFSSSDEFLLRLHTIIDRAVQSNMYSVFTDCPHREKLGWLEQLHYCFDVIARGYDARAHLGEMVRQMVASQTIDGLIPNIAPELVVFDEYPIKGDLDAFRSDPNWGRAVIELPWQLYRHYGDDTVVREAFGAMVGYLDYLESRSHDDLLDFGLGDWIEIDDSTPRSMVSTHGWGLALDRAAQCAELIGDAASARRFADRADAVWARFERAFFDPSTKTWGSGSQGSWALAWSAGRVSAADREKAMRGLLAAIEAAGETITVGEVALPSFIRALTEAGQAQLLDRIIRRTDVPGYGYQVAVGATALTESWQGPDGSTGVASQNHFMLGVIDDWLTGDVAGLRQSMDSIGWQRVTIAPVFLEGVRSAATTFDSPAGFMSVAWERMPDGGVRLDLTLPPTVQARIEVPPGTRIHQN from the coding sequence GTGACGGTCGAGTCGCCCGCGCGCGCATCCGCTCCTCGCGCCCTCCGCGCCGATGGGTTGCACGACCCGATCGGCGGGATGCGCCCCGCACCGGTGCTGTCGTGGAGGTTCGACGGGGCAGAAGCTCCCGAGCGGTTCCGCGTCGTGGGTTCGCGATCGCCGGAGGCCGCTGACGAGGTCGCCGCCGACCTCTTCGACGTGACCTGCGAGGCCGGCGGGGTCACGAGCATCCCGTGGCCGGCCGATCCGTTGCGCAGTCGGGATCGGGTCTGGTGGAGGGTCGGGGCCGAGTTCGGCGGCCAGGCGAACTGGTCGAACCCGGCGTCGGTCGAAGCGCCGTTGTGGAGCGAGGCGGAGTGGGAGGCGGAGGCCGTCACCGACCCCGAGTGGGTGCTCCCCGGGGAGCAGGCGCCCGCCGCCTTCCCCGAGCTGCGGCGCAGCTTCCGGGTGGAGGGCGACGTGGCCGCCGCGCGCCTCTACCTCTCGGCGGCCGGTGTCGTGGTGCCGCGTCTGAACGGAGGGCGGGCGATCGACGCCGAGCTCGAACCGGGCTACGCGAACCTCGACGCGGCCGCTCCGGCGAGCGCGTGGGACGTGACGACGCTGCTGCGCCCGGGTGGGAACGAGCTCGCGTTCGCTCTGGGCGGCGGTCTCGCCTACCTTCCGCGGGGCGAGCGCTACACGAAGTTCAGCCGCGTCGGGCAGCCGGTGTGGGTGCGCGCCCGCCTCGACGTGCGGTATGCCGACGGACGCATCGAGACGGTCGCCACGGGTGCCGACTGGGAGTCGAGGCTCGGCCCGATCCGCGAGTCGCACTGGTACGGCGGCGAGACCCACGATGCCTCGCAGACCACCGAGTGGCGAGCCGCCGCCGTCGTGCCGCACACCCCCGCCCCGCGGTGGCGCGCCACGCCGCCGATCCGCGTCACGGAGGTGCTGCAGCCGCGCTCGGTGGAGCACCTCGCGGGCGGCAAGCGGCTGATCGACTTCGGCACGAACAGTGCCGGGCGGCCCCGGTTGTCGCTGACCTCCGCGTCGCCCGGTGCCCGGATCGATCTGGTTCCGGCCGAACTCGTGAACGGGTCATCCGTCGACCAGCGCACCACGGGCGCCCCCATCTGGGACACCCTGGTGACCGACGCCGGCCAGACCGAGTGGTCTCCCGAGACCGTCTACCATGGCGGCCGGTTCGTCGAGGTGTCGGGGCTGACGCCGCACGAGCCCGACTCCTCGGTGAGCTTCGAGGTGATGCGCGTCGACAACGAACGGGTCGGCGGCTTCTCGTCGAGCGACGAGTTCCTGCTCCGCCTGCACACGATCATCGACCGTGCCGTGCAGAGCAACATGTACAGCGTCTTCACCGACTGCCCGCACCGCGAGAAGCTCGGCTGGCTGGAGCAGCTGCACTACTGCTTCGACGTCATCGCGCGCGGGTACGACGCCCGCGCCCATCTCGGCGAGATGGTGCGCCAGATGGTCGCGTCGCAGACCATCGACGGGTTGATCCCCAACATCGCCCCCGAGCTCGTGGTCTTCGACGAGTACCCGATCAAGGGTGACCTCGATGCCTTCCGCAGCGACCCCAACTGGGGCCGGGCCGTGATCGAGTTGCCCTGGCAGCTGTATCGCCACTACGGCGACGACACCGTCGTGCGCGAGGCGTTCGGAGCCATGGTGGGCTACCTCGACTACCTCGAAAGCCGTTCGCACGACGACCTGCTCGACTTCGGCCTGGGCGACTGGATCGAGATCGACGACTCGACCCCGCGCTCGATGGTGTCGACGCACGGCTGGGGGCTCGCGCTCGACCGCGCGGCCCAGTGCGCCGAGCTCATCGGCGACGCGGCGTCGGCGCGCCGTTTCGCCGACCGGGCCGATGCCGTGTGGGCTCGTTTCGAGCGGGCGTTCTTCGACCCCTCGACCAAGACCTGGGGCTCGGGGAGTCAGGGCAGCTGGGCCCTCGCCTGGTCGGCCGGCCGCGTCTCGGCGGCGGATCGCGAGAAGGCCATGCGCGGGCTCCTCGCGGCGATCGAGGCGGCCGGCGAGACGATCACCGTCGGCGAGGTCGCGCTGCCGTCGTTCATCCGCGCCCTGACCGAGGCGGGGCAGGCGCAGCTTCTCGACCGCATCATCCGGCGCACGGATGTTCCCGGGTACGGCTACCAGGTGGCGGTCGGGGCGACGGCGCTGACCGAATCATGGCAAGGCCCCGACGGCAGCACCGGGGTCGCCTCGCAGAACCACTTCATGCTGGGCGTCATCGACGACTGGCTGACCGGAGACGTGGCGGGCCTGCGGCAATCGATGGACTCGATCGGCTGGCAGCGGGTGACGATCGCGCCCGTCTTCCTGGAGGGCGTGCGATCGGCCGCCACCACCTTCGACTCCCCGGCCGGCTTCATGTCGGTCGCGTGGGAGCGGATGCCCGACGGCGGGGTGCGGCTCGACCTGACCCTGCCGCCCACCGTGCAGGCCCGGATCGAGGTGCCCCCGGGCACCCGCATCCACCAGAACTGA
- a CDS encoding beta-galactosidase: MTLVPGELTATLRVAHRPWGSETSLPAMSNAVDRHERIRLTDHYVVRDGRPAIPVSGELHYSRVPRALWKERLLLMRSGGITVVAAYVFWIHHEEQRGVVRFDDQLDIRAFVETCAELGLDVVLRIGPWVHGEARNGGFPDWVQAAEVAHRTDDPGYLELVAGWYRALGEQLRGVFGPSSAVVGIQIENELYDQPEHIRTLKRLAREAGMSAPIWTATGWGGAALPEDEVLPLFGGYGDGFWVDHDAPWDVTFHEHFFFSHVWDDPGIGADLRQHGGIGGGSMIEPARTPSPLYPAATCELGGGMARAYHRRPVLTGADIAAVAHNKIGNGSGWQGYYMYTGGTNPRGAAGMQESHASRYPNDLAVFDYDFGAPISATGRIRDSHAQLRRQHAFLAAFGEALAPMPSTLPQTLPSGVDDTTTLRWALRSDGRTGFVFVTWHQPYDLLEEYEGAQFTVELDDDTVTFPAAPLTIPAGTIAHWPINLEVSGTVLRWATASPLTVLDGGPQRTLVLTAERGVPAEFCFGPGTTVLGPAPGIPVPGITERDGVITAEASVITAFTVVTEGVPLAILALPADVADETWVLDDGATRMLVLSEEPVWCHGGRLRGRTGSARPEARVYSPLRGGFVRVDAIVEGTAVGEPVPATPTSAPAVPPAGYGSAEGRASAPTDGDFARAAARYELALPAKLAAHSELEVRWTGDVARLLVGGQVVADQFWAGTEWVIDLGVLPEGAAVALEILPLSPEAAVGLPASAQRKRDDVAGALWSLDSLRVVTRVPWHAELPS; this comes from the coding sequence ATGACCCTGGTTCCCGGCGAACTGACGGCGACGTTGCGCGTCGCGCACCGACCCTGGGGGTCGGAGACGTCGCTGCCCGCGATGAGCAACGCCGTCGACCGGCACGAGCGCATCCGGCTGACCGACCACTACGTCGTGCGCGACGGCCGGCCGGCGATCCCGGTCTCCGGCGAGCTGCACTACAGCCGCGTGCCCCGCGCGCTGTGGAAGGAGCGTCTGCTCCTGATGAGGTCGGGCGGCATCACCGTCGTCGCCGCCTATGTGTTCTGGATCCACCACGAGGAGCAGCGCGGCGTGGTGCGCTTCGACGACCAGCTCGACATCCGCGCCTTCGTGGAGACCTGCGCCGAGCTCGGGCTCGACGTGGTGCTGCGCATCGGGCCCTGGGTGCACGGCGAGGCGCGCAACGGCGGCTTCCCCGACTGGGTGCAGGCGGCAGAGGTCGCCCATCGCACCGACGACCCGGGCTACCTCGAGCTGGTCGCCGGGTGGTACCGGGCACTCGGCGAGCAGCTGCGGGGCGTCTTCGGCCCGTCGAGCGCGGTCGTGGGCATCCAGATCGAGAACGAGCTCTACGACCAGCCGGAGCACATCCGCACCCTCAAGCGGCTGGCCCGCGAGGCGGGCATGTCGGCGCCCATCTGGACGGCGACCGGCTGGGGCGGCGCCGCCCTGCCGGAAGACGAGGTGCTCCCGCTGTTCGGGGGTTACGGCGACGGCTTCTGGGTCGACCACGACGCCCCCTGGGACGTCACCTTCCACGAGCACTTCTTCTTCTCCCACGTCTGGGACGACCCCGGCATCGGGGCCGACCTCCGCCAGCACGGCGGCATCGGCGGAGGATCCATGATCGAACCCGCCCGCACGCCCTCCCCGCTCTACCCCGCGGCCACCTGCGAGCTCGGCGGCGGCATGGCACGGGCGTACCACCGGCGACCGGTGCTCACCGGTGCCGACATCGCCGCCGTCGCCCACAACAAGATCGGCAACGGTTCGGGCTGGCAGGGGTACTACATGTACACCGGCGGCACGAACCCCCGGGGCGCCGCCGGCATGCAGGAGTCGCACGCCTCGCGCTACCCGAACGACCTCGCCGTCTTCGACTACGACTTCGGCGCGCCGATCAGCGCGACGGGCCGCATCCGCGACTCCCACGCGCAGCTGCGCCGCCAGCACGCGTTCCTCGCCGCCTTCGGCGAGGCGCTGGCGCCGATGCCCTCGACCCTGCCGCAGACCCTCCCGTCGGGCGTCGACGACACGACCACCCTCCGCTGGGCGCTGCGCAGTGACGGCCGGACCGGCTTCGTGTTCGTGACCTGGCATCAGCCCTACGATCTCCTCGAGGAGTACGAGGGGGCGCAGTTCACCGTGGAGCTCGACGACGACACCGTCACGTTCCCCGCGGCCCCTCTGACCATCCCGGCCGGAACGATCGCGCACTGGCCGATCAACCTCGAGGTGTCGGGAACCGTGCTGAGGTGGGCCACCGCGAGCCCGTTGACCGTGCTCGACGGCGGGCCGCAGAGAACCCTGGTGCTGACCGCCGAGCGCGGCGTGCCCGCCGAGTTCTGCTTCGGTCCCGGCACGACGGTGCTCGGCCCTGCGCCCGGCATCCCGGTGCCCGGCATCACGGAACGGGACGGCGTGATCACGGCGGAGGCGTCGGTCATCACGGCGTTCACCGTCGTCACCGAGGGGGTTCCGCTGGCGATTCTCGCGCTCCCCGCCGATGTCGCCGACGAGACCTGGGTGCTCGACGACGGCGCGACGAGGATGCTCGTGCTGTCGGAGGAGCCCGTCTGGTGCCACGGGGGCCGGCTGAGGGGGAGGACGGGCTCGGCCCGCCCGGAAGCGCGGGTGTACTCGCCGCTGCGCGGAGGGTTCGTCCGTGTCGACGCCATCGTGGAGGGCACCGCGGTCGGCGAGCCGGTTCCGGCGACCCCGACGTCGGCACCCGCCGTGCCCCCGGCCGGGTACGGCAGCGCCGAGGGGCGGGCGTCGGCACCCACCGACGGCGACTTCGCGCGGGCAGCGGCCCGCTACGAGCTCGCCCTGCCCGCGAAGCTCGCCGCCCACAGCGAACTCGAGGTGCGCTGGACGGGTGACGTCGCGCGGCTGCTCGTCGGAGGGCAGGTGGTCGCCGACCAGTTCTGGGCGGGCACGGAATGGGTGATCGATCTCGGGGTGCTTCCCGAGGGCGCCGCCGTCGCACTGGAGATCCTTCCCCTGTCGCCCGAGGCCGCTGTGGGCCTTCCGGCCTCCGCCCAGCGGAAGCGCGACGACGTCGCCGGGGCCCTGTGGTCGCTCGATTCGCTCCGCGTGGTCACCCGGGTGCCCTGGCACGCCGAGCTCCCGTCGTGA
- a CDS encoding carbohydrate ABC transporter permease: protein MTEVLNSPATAEAAERRPVRRPRRGGNSGLGGNGASGGALRTPVWFIVPALVVYAVIVLWPNLQGLFYSLTDWDGLGSTWSFVGFGNFADVLQDPNTLRAIGNTFLLTVVVTVFQNLIGLLLALGLNTRVKSRYVLRLVFFLPVVLTPIVAGFLWKYLLSPTGTINTALESVGLSALQQDWLGNPDIVIFSIAAAIIWQGAGYSMVIFLAGLQGVPEDVLEASSLDGAGSFRRTVSIVLPLINGAIVVNVLLTLIATLKQFDMVFAMTKGGPAGASETMATIVYKTAFTYLQYPTALAQGVVLTIIVGVIAFGQFRLTQRKGEVS from the coding sequence GTGACCGAAGTCCTGAACAGTCCCGCCACCGCGGAGGCGGCGGAGCGCCGGCCCGTGAGGCGCCCCCGCCGCGGCGGCAACAGCGGCCTCGGAGGAAACGGCGCCTCCGGCGGGGCCCTGCGCACACCGGTGTGGTTCATCGTGCCGGCGCTCGTCGTCTACGCGGTCATCGTGCTGTGGCCGAACCTCCAGGGGCTGTTCTACTCCCTCACCGACTGGGACGGACTCGGCAGCACGTGGTCGTTCGTCGGCTTCGGGAACTTCGCCGACGTGCTCCAAGACCCCAACACCCTGCGGGCCATCGGCAACACCTTCCTGCTGACCGTCGTGGTCACGGTGTTCCAGAACCTCATCGGCCTGCTGCTCGCGCTGGGGCTCAACACCCGCGTCAAGAGCCGCTACGTGCTCCGCCTGGTCTTCTTCCTGCCGGTCGTGCTCACGCCGATCGTCGCCGGGTTCCTCTGGAAGTACCTGTTGAGCCCCACCGGCACCATCAACACCGCGCTCGAGTCGGTCGGCCTGTCGGCACTCCAGCAGGACTGGCTGGGCAACCCCGACATCGTCATCTTCTCCATCGCCGCCGCCATCATCTGGCAGGGGGCCGGTTACTCGATGGTCATCTTCCTGGCGGGTCTGCAGGGGGTGCCCGAAGACGTCTTGGAGGCCTCCTCGCTCGACGGGGCGGGATCGTTCCGGCGCACCGTCAGCATCGTGCTGCCGCTTATCAACGGAGCGATCGTGGTGAACGTGCTGCTGACGCTCATCGCCACCCTCAAGCAGTTCGACATGGTGTTCGCGATGACCAAGGGCGGGCCGGCCGGTGCCAGCGAGACGATGGCGACCATCGTCTACAAGACCGCGTTCACCTACCTGCAGTACCCGACCGCGCTGGCGCAGGGTGTGGTGCTGACCATCATCGTCGGCGTCATCGCCTTCGGGCAGTTCCGTCTCACCCAGCGCAAGGGAGAAGTCTCGTGA
- a CDS encoding carbohydrate ABC transporter permease translates to MNRYTAKTAVLEVVLIVAGLVFIAPLVVMVSVALRDPDGDVGLLGFTWPLNFGNFGTAWVQSAMGASLLNSAFITSVSVFLIIALASTAAYTLTRKTRRWSRGVFYLFLAGFLFPGQLAMLPLYLWFASIGLVGTPVAVIVINVGGFLPFAIFLYSAFLRDLPRDYEEAATIDGARPSRAFLSVVFPLLRPITGTIVILSGLAIWNDFFTPLLYLSGSGTSTAPLSVYTFVSTYGANWPLVFAALIISIIPILIAYFLMQRFIIRGFASGLKG, encoded by the coding sequence GTGAATCGCTACACCGCGAAGACCGCGGTTCTCGAGGTCGTGCTCATCGTCGCCGGCCTGGTCTTCATCGCGCCGCTGGTCGTGATGGTGTCGGTGGCGCTGCGAGACCCCGACGGCGACGTCGGTCTCCTCGGCTTCACCTGGCCGCTCAACTTCGGCAACTTCGGCACGGCGTGGGTGCAGTCGGCCATGGGGGCGAGCCTGCTCAACAGCGCCTTCATCACCTCCGTCTCGGTGTTCCTCATCATCGCCCTCGCCTCCACGGCCGCCTACACGCTGACCAGGAAGACCCGACGGTGGTCGCGCGGGGTGTTCTACCTCTTCCTCGCCGGCTTCCTCTTCCCCGGCCAGCTCGCGATGCTGCCGCTGTACCTCTGGTTCGCCAGCATCGGGCTGGTGGGCACCCCGGTGGCCGTGATCGTGATCAACGTGGGTGGCTTCCTCCCGTTCGCGATCTTTTTGTACTCGGCGTTCCTGCGCGACCTCCCGCGCGACTACGAGGAGGCCGCCACCATCGACGGCGCGCGCCCGAGCCGGGCCTTCCTCTCGGTCGTGTTCCCCCTGCTCCGGCCCATCACCGGCACGATCGTCATCCTGAGCGGCCTGGCCATCTGGAACGACTTCTTCACGCCCCTGCTCTATCTCTCCGGCAGCGGCACGTCGACGGCACCCCTGTCCGTGTACACCTTCGTGAGCACCTACGGGGCGAACTGGCCCCTCGTCTTCGCGGCGCTGATCATCTCGATCATCCCCATCCTCATCGCCTACTTCCTGATGCAGCGGTTCATCATCCGCGGCTTCGCATCCGGTCTCAAAGGCTGA
- a CDS encoding ABC transporter substrate-binding protein: MSSKTRPVRVAAAMLTIGAVGAALAGCSTTVGGGGGDDQTLTVGTNGNTGMLAVIDKFEADNPGVTVTIQDSPDAYQQVTATQLTGGTAPDVMQVFPGTGNNVSVKIAGDKGFFADLSSEEWVASLPDAAKDLLTTNDGEVVAVPMTFSSIGALYNTNALAEAGLSEPTTWSEVLQFCSDATAAGKVAYGLGLSDAWTTQLIPYALVATLVYADDPDFAEQQADGTASFSDSKWKEAFQKYLDMDAAGCFNPSPNGTSYQQVRDAIVAGTTLATVTVAAESKAIAATGGSDLVLDLQAFPATDDAAGTYLSATVGPSFAVNAKAGNQDLAKKFVAYLAEPETQITYADAYGDTAALPGDLTQDSQVSQMAAEFIAKNQISTWPDQLWPSTTIQPAVFDGVQGLFAGSVDIQTVLKNMDDAFAEGASQ; encoded by the coding sequence ATGTCATCGAAGACTCGTCCCGTTCGCGTCGCCGCGGCGATGCTGACGATCGGCGCCGTCGGCGCCGCACTGGCCGGATGCTCCACCACCGTCGGCGGCGGGGGTGGCGACGATCAGACGCTGACCGTCGGCACCAACGGCAACACCGGCATGCTCGCGGTGATCGACAAGTTCGAAGCCGACAACCCGGGCGTCACCGTCACGATCCAGGATTCGCCCGACGCCTACCAGCAGGTCACCGCCACCCAGCTCACGGGTGGCACCGCACCCGACGTCATGCAGGTCTTCCCCGGCACGGGCAACAACGTGAGCGTGAAGATCGCCGGCGACAAGGGCTTCTTCGCCGACCTCAGCTCGGAGGAGTGGGTGGCGAGCCTGCCCGACGCGGCGAAAGACCTGCTCACGACCAACGACGGCGAGGTGGTCGCCGTGCCCATGACGTTCTCGTCGATCGGCGCGCTGTACAACACCAACGCCCTCGCCGAGGCCGGTCTATCGGAGCCGACGACCTGGAGCGAGGTGCTCCAGTTCTGCAGCGACGCCACCGCCGCCGGCAAGGTGGCCTACGGCCTCGGGCTCTCCGACGCCTGGACGACCCAGCTCATCCCGTACGCCCTCGTCGCGACCCTGGTCTACGCCGACGACCCCGACTTCGCCGAGCAGCAGGCCGACGGAACCGCGAGCTTCTCCGACTCGAAGTGGAAGGAGGCGTTCCAGAAGTACCTCGACATGGATGCGGCGGGCTGCTTCAACCCGTCGCCCAACGGCACCTCCTACCAACAGGTGCGTGACGCCATCGTCGCGGGCACCACGCTCGCCACGGTGACCGTGGCGGCCGAGAGCAAGGCCATCGCCGCGACCGGCGGCAGCGACCTCGTTCTCGACCTTCAGGCGTTCCCGGCGACCGACGACGCCGCGGGCACCTACCTCTCCGCCACCGTCGGCCCGTCGTTCGCCGTGAACGCGAAGGCCGGCAACCAAGACCTGGCGAAGAAGTTCGTGGCCTACCTGGCCGAGCCCGAGACGCAGATCACCTACGCCGACGCCTACGGCGACACCGCGGCGCTGCCCGGCGACCTGACGCAGGACTCGCAGGTGTCGCAGATGGCCGCCGAGTTCATCGCGAAAAACCAGATCTCCACCTGGCCCGACCAGCTCTGGCCGAGCACCACCATCCAGCCCGCCGTGTTCGACGGCGTGCAGGGCCTGTTCGCGGGCTCGGTCGACATCCAGACCGTGCTGAAGAACATGGACGACGCGTTCGCCGAGGGCGCTTCGCAGTGA
- a CDS encoding LacI family DNA-binding transcriptional regulator: protein MSPTPTAPPRRPTIDDVAREAGVSKGTVSRALNGGRWVSPESQRAVDAAVKKTGYRANAYARGLKLQRAGSVAFLLGEDLDRMFSDPNFAVLMRGASESLAERNMAMVLLLAGAAEERKRALDFIGAGQIDGVMLVSWHEDLGVLEDLHRAGIPTIFCGVPQSDRGAVSYVSADDYEGAMQMTEHLLSRGRSRIAMIAGPRHGVTGSLRVDGFRAVLGDRADPNLIVHGDYSRESGAEAMRELLARDPHIDGVFAANDLMAAGAIAAAQRVGRRVPLDISIGGFDDSSAAVASDPQITTMRQPFQRISNEMTRLLMESIAGAPAAHLSLRTELVVRDST, encoded by the coding sequence ATGAGTCCGACGCCGACGGCACCACCTCGCCGGCCGACCATCGATGACGTGGCACGCGAAGCCGGTGTCTCCAAAGGCACCGTCTCCCGGGCGCTCAACGGAGGCCGGTGGGTCAGCCCCGAGTCGCAGAGGGCTGTGGATGCGGCGGTCAAGAAGACCGGCTACCGCGCCAACGCCTACGCGCGCGGGCTGAAGCTGCAGCGCGCCGGGTCGGTCGCGTTCCTCCTCGGCGAAGACCTCGACCGCATGTTCAGCGACCCCAACTTCGCCGTGCTCATGCGGGGCGCCTCCGAGAGCCTGGCCGAGCGGAACATGGCGATGGTGCTCCTCCTGGCCGGGGCCGCCGAGGAACGCAAGCGAGCGCTCGACTTCATCGGCGCCGGGCAGATCGACGGGGTCATGCTGGTCTCCTGGCACGAAGACCTCGGCGTGCTCGAAGACCTGCATCGGGCGGGCATCCCCACCATCTTCTGCGGGGTGCCGCAGAGCGACCGTGGCGCGGTGAGCTACGTCTCGGCTGACGACTACGAAGGCGCGATGCAGATGACCGAGCACCTCCTTTCGCGGGGGCGGAGCCGCATCGCGATGATCGCCGGGCCGCGCCACGGTGTCACGGGCTCCCTCCGGGTGGACGGTTTCCGCGCGGTGCTCGGCGACCGCGCCGACCCGAACCTCATCGTGCACGGCGACTACTCGCGCGAGAGCGGCGCGGAGGCGATGCGGGAGCTTCTCGCACGCGACCCGCACATCGACGGGGTGTTCGCCGCGAACGACCTCATGGCGGCCGGGGCCATCGCGGCCGCCCAGCGGGTCGGCCGGCGGGTGCCGCTCGACATCTCGATCGGGGGCTTCGACGACAGCTCGGCGGCCGTGGCGAGCGACCCGCAGATCACCACCATGCGCCAGCCGTTCCAGCGCATCAGCAACGAGATGACGAGGCTGCTCATGGAGAGCATCGCCGGGGCGCCGGCCGCCCACCTCAGCCTGCGCACCGAACTGGTCGTCCGCGACTCGACCTGA